A single genomic interval of Bradyrhizobium sp. AZCC 1693 harbors:
- a CDS encoding ISNCY family transposase, which yields MRFSDLLDRTEAKELTQVAAAELLGINVRTFQRWAERYEAEGDDGLVDLRMGRRSPRRAPEEELERMLGLFRDRYADFTVKHFHEQLQKRHGYVLGYTVTKLALHAAGLVRKAPKRSAHRKKRPRRPLPGMLLHQDGSRHAWIEGLPAMDLIVTLDDATSEIYSMFLVEEEGTASTFQALGEVIGGRGLFCALYTDRGSHYFYTPKAGEKVSKTQQTQVGRALSHLGIEHIAAYSPEARGRSERMFGTLQGRLPKDLRLAGIRTVEAANAWLRAHYMAEHNAAFAIKAEQPGTAFVADRHEAWREALCVIEDRTVANDNTIAWNGRRLQLPESRLRPHFVKALVRVHEYPDGTASVFLGPHRLATFAADGHQISPDAPQPGSVLGAVKDKPLRARKRASLTAPARAAVEIARVGAEKRASSRTKKPTRRANPAAISVA from the coding sequence ATGCGGTTTTCGGATTTGCTGGATCGGACGGAGGCGAAGGAACTGACGCAGGTGGCCGCGGCTGAGCTTCTCGGGATCAACGTGCGGACGTTTCAACGTTGGGCGGAACGCTATGAGGCGGAGGGCGATGACGGGCTTGTCGACCTCCGTATGGGGCGGCGATCGCCGCGGCGCGCGCCGGAGGAAGAGCTTGAGCGGATGCTGGGGCTGTTCCGGGACAGGTACGCGGACTTCACGGTGAAGCACTTCCACGAGCAGCTGCAAAAGCGGCATGGCTATGTGCTTGGCTACACGGTGACGAAGCTGGCCTTGCACGCGGCGGGCTTGGTGCGGAAGGCGCCGAAGCGTTCGGCGCACCGCAAGAAGCGTCCGCGCCGGCCGCTTCCGGGCATGCTGCTGCATCAGGACGGGTCGCGCCACGCCTGGATCGAAGGTCTGCCGGCGATGGACCTGATCGTCACGCTGGACGATGCGACGAGCGAGATCTACTCGATGTTTCTGGTCGAGGAAGAAGGCACGGCGTCGACGTTCCAGGCCTTGGGCGAAGTGATTGGCGGGCGCGGCCTGTTCTGCGCGCTCTACACCGATCGCGGCAGCCATTATTTCTACACCCCGAAGGCTGGCGAGAAGGTCTCGAAGACGCAACAAACCCAGGTGGGACGGGCTTTATCGCATCTTGGGATCGAGCATATCGCAGCCTATTCGCCGGAGGCGCGCGGGCGCTCCGAGCGGATGTTCGGCACGCTGCAGGGCCGGCTGCCGAAGGACCTGCGGCTCGCCGGGATCAGGACGGTCGAAGCCGCCAATGCGTGGCTGAGGGCGCATTACATGGCCGAGCATAACGCGGCGTTTGCGATCAAGGCCGAACAGCCGGGCACGGCGTTCGTCGCCGATCGCCACGAGGCTTGGCGCGAAGCGCTGTGCGTGATCGAAGACCGAACCGTCGCCAACGACAATACGATCGCATGGAACGGTCGGCGGCTGCAGCTGCCGGAGAGCCGGCTCAGGCCCCACTTCGTCAAAGCCCTGGTGCGGGTCCATGAGTATCCCGATGGCACCGCGAGCGTGTTCCTTGGCCCGCACCGATTGGCGACGTTTGCCGCCGACGGACACCAGATCAGCCCCGACGCGCCTCAGCCTGGCAGCGTGCTCGGAGCCGTCAAGGACAAGCCCTTGCGGGCGCGCAAGCGCGCGTCCTTGACCGCCCCTGCGCGCGCCGCCGTCGAGATAGCGCGGGTCGGGGCGGAGAAACGGGCTTCAAGTCGAACAAAGAAACCGACCAGGAGGGCTAACCCGGCAGCAATATCCGTGGCATGA
- a CDS encoding serine hydrolase domain-containing protein: MNSSGMLRVLGFGALVLATLSSARAEGTFDIPAGARFNKDKLAKITEFFGNEVATGKIAGANVLIQQHGKPVYHETFGVQDVVSKTPITDKTIFRLSSLTKAITSVVAMQLIQDGKIKLDDPVSKYIPSFANMKVGVEKKAEDGTRTLELVPLTRPITILDLMRHTSGITYGFYGDSLVRKAYKEANLYAGEFDLAEFAERIARLPLHNQPGALWQYGHSTDILARIMEIVSGKSLLEIEKEKLLDPLGMTDTGFFVTEPERLQRLAQPVPNDSDFRVGRLYRTEVRQKWESASGGMVSTMSDFSKFAQMLLNGGTFEGKTYLSPKTFELMASDHAGKDSGVARDHYYFPGDGFGMGLGLAVRTDPGNAKPPPPGSLGELKWDGAAGCYMVVDRKQDMFFVVLEQTPTERQRVQRTLKQLVYEALEN; encoded by the coding sequence ATGAATTCATCAGGAATGCTGCGTGTGCTGGGTTTCGGCGCGCTCGTGCTCGCCACGCTGTCGTCCGCCCGCGCCGAAGGCACGTTCGATATTCCCGCAGGCGCGCGTTTCAACAAGGACAAGCTTGCGAAGATCACCGAGTTCTTTGGGAACGAGGTGGCGACCGGCAAGATCGCCGGCGCCAATGTCCTGATCCAGCAGCACGGCAAGCCGGTCTATCACGAAACCTTCGGCGTGCAGGACGTGGTGTCCAAGACGCCGATTACTGACAAGACCATCTTCCGCCTGTCTTCGCTGACCAAGGCGATCACTTCCGTTGTGGCGATGCAGCTGATCCAGGACGGCAAGATCAAGCTCGACGATCCCGTCTCGAAGTACATTCCCTCCTTCGCCAATATGAAGGTCGGCGTGGAGAAAAAGGCCGAGGACGGCACCAGGACGCTCGAACTGGTGCCGTTGACCCGGCCTATTACCATTCTCGACCTGATGCGTCATACCTCCGGCATCACCTACGGCTTCTACGGCGACAGTCTGGTGCGCAAAGCCTACAAGGAGGCCAACCTCTACGCGGGCGAATTCGACCTCGCTGAATTCGCCGAGCGGATCGCCAGGCTGCCGCTGCACAACCAGCCGGGCGCGCTCTGGCAATACGGCCATTCCACCGACATCCTGGCGCGGATCATGGAGATCGTGTCCGGCAAATCATTGCTCGAGATCGAAAAGGAAAAGCTGCTCGATCCGCTCGGCATGACCGACACCGGCTTCTTCGTTACCGAACCGGAGCGGCTGCAGCGGCTCGCCCAGCCGGTGCCGAACGACAGTGATTTCCGCGTCGGCCGCCTGTACAGGACCGAGGTTCGCCAGAAGTGGGAATCCGCCAGCGGCGGCATGGTTTCAACCATGTCGGATTTTTCGAAATTTGCGCAGATGCTGCTCAATGGCGGCACGTTCGAGGGCAAGACCTATCTCAGCCCGAAGACGTTCGAACTGATGGCATCGGACCATGCCGGCAAGGACTCTGGTGTTGCGCGGGATCACTATTATTTTCCGGGCGACGGTTTCGGCATGGGGCTTGGGCTTGCCGTGCGCACCGATCCCGGCAACGCCAAGCCGCCGCCGCCGGGATCGCTGGGCGAACTGAAATGGGACGGCGCCGCCGGCTGCTATATGGTGGTCGACCGTAAGCAGGATATGTTTTTCGTGGTGCTGGAGCAGACGCCGACAGAACGCCAGCGCGTCCAGCGGACGCTGAAACAGTTGGTCTATGAAGCGCTGGAGAATTAA
- a CDS encoding serine hydrolase domain-containing protein, producing the protein MKRWRINGAAGRCLVVAALAVSLVGSRPHEVRAEPKAPHAPTFSRAALDQFGDYVRNEITTTKIPGAVLLIQQHGKPVCLESFGVRDPASSQPMSPDTIFQIYSMSKAVTSVAAMMLVDDGKLSLDDPVSKYIHAFADAKVGVDLSDEAGQYPLKLEPLKRPITIRDLLRHTSGITYGFFGETAVQKLYANPQLYAGDFDNAEFADRIATLPLADQPGTRWNYSHSTDVLGRVVEVVSGQTLFQFEKQRLFDPLGMSETAYYVADQAKWPRVAQPFPVDRLRVAGIKEPTVARRWESGGAGLVSTAGDYARFLQMLLNGGELDGKRYLKPETVALMTSDQIGPETGIIHDPFYFPGPSSGFGLGFAVRTSPPPNTTWPLGEYRWDGAGGSFYFVDPQDDMLVVFMVQAPTQGGRIQLALKTMMFEALGKGLRKD; encoded by the coding sequence ATGAAGCGCTGGAGAATTAACGGCGCCGCAGGGCGCTGCCTCGTTGTGGCGGCGCTCGCGGTTTCCTTGGTCGGCAGCCGGCCGCACGAAGTGCGGGCCGAGCCGAAAGCGCCGCACGCGCCCACTTTTTCACGCGCGGCCCTTGACCAGTTTGGCGACTACGTTCGCAACGAGATCACGACCACCAAGATTCCCGGCGCAGTCCTGCTGATCCAGCAGCACGGCAAGCCGGTCTGTCTCGAAAGTTTCGGCGTGCGAGACCCCGCGTCCAGCCAGCCGATGTCGCCGGACACCATCTTCCAGATCTATTCGATGTCGAAGGCCGTCACCTCGGTTGCCGCGATGATGCTGGTCGACGACGGCAAGCTCTCCCTCGATGATCCCGTGTCGAAATACATTCACGCCTTTGCGGATGCAAAAGTCGGCGTCGATCTTTCCGATGAAGCCGGACAGTATCCGCTCAAGCTCGAGCCGTTGAAACGCCCGATCACGATCAGGGATTTGTTGCGGCACACGTCGGGTATCACTTACGGCTTCTTCGGCGAAACTGCGGTGCAGAAGCTCTACGCCAACCCCCAACTGTACGCCGGCGATTTCGACAATGCCGAATTCGCCGACCGGATCGCGACACTGCCGCTCGCCGACCAGCCCGGAACGCGCTGGAACTACAGCCATTCGACCGACGTGCTCGGCCGTGTCGTCGAAGTGGTTTCGGGGCAGACGCTATTTCAATTCGAAAAGCAAAGATTGTTCGATCCGCTCGGCATGTCTGAAACCGCGTATTACGTCGCGGATCAGGCGAAGTGGCCGCGCGTCGCCCAGCCATTTCCCGTCGATCGTCTTCGGGTGGCCGGAATCAAGGAGCCGACAGTGGCGCGGCGCTGGGAATCCGGCGGCGCGGGTCTGGTCTCGACGGCTGGCGACTACGCCCGCTTCCTGCAAATGCTGCTGAACGGCGGCGAACTGGACGGCAAGCGCTACCTCAAGCCCGAGACAGTCGCGCTGATGACGTCGGATCAGATCGGGCCTGAGACCGGGATCATTCACGATCCCTTCTATTTCCCGGGTCCGAGCAGCGGCTTTGGTCTTGGCTTTGCCGTGCGTACATCGCCGCCGCCGAATACGACATGGCCGCTCGGCGAATACCGCTGGGACGGTGCGGGCGGCAGTTTCTATTTCGTCGACCCCCAGGACGATATGCTCGTTGTCTTCATGGTGCAGGCGCCTACGCAAGGCGGGCGGATCCAACTGGCGCTGAAGACCATGATGTTTGAGGCGCTGGGCAAGGGCCTGCGCAAGGATTGA
- a CDS encoding GH1 family beta-glucosidase has translation MSMLSGGSGLAQSDTDNGTRNRTTSSGFPNGFLWGTATSAYQIEGAVNEDGRGPSIWDRFAQTPGTISDNSNGDTATDHYHLYKEDIRLMKALGTKAYRFSIAWPRVYPEGAGSPNPKGLDFYNRLVDELLANGIQPFATLYHWDLPQALQDRFGGWTSRDTSKAFADYAAHVTGRLSDRVKHFFTINECSRLVHLGHEFGADAPGLKLSPSDVKQVRHNVALGHGLAVQAIRANGQAGIRVGPAENAVSCIPAIETPANIRAAEIATRELNAGYLTVMFEGKYTDAYLAQAGKDAPKYTAEDLRIISSPIDFVGLNVYMPDHYVVAADNERGFTLAPFPKSFPHMKAAWLRPAPEVMYWVPRHVAKLWNVKSIYITENGTSGSDPPTADGTIYDVDRIMYLRNYLTQLQRATSEGVPVLGYFLWSLMDNFEWSDGYEQRFGLYHVDFETKRRTPKLSAAFFRETIARNAVA, from the coding sequence ATGTCGATGCTGTCGGGCGGGTCCGGACTGGCCCAATCGGACACTGACAACGGAACGCGCAATCGAACAACCTCTTCCGGTTTTCCGAACGGCTTTCTGTGGGGTACGGCGACCTCGGCCTATCAGATCGAGGGAGCCGTGAACGAAGACGGCCGCGGTCCGTCGATCTGGGACCGCTTCGCCCAAACGCCCGGGACCATCTCTGACAACAGCAACGGCGATACCGCGACCGACCACTACCATCTCTACAAGGAAGACATCCGGCTAATGAAGGCGCTGGGCACAAAGGCCTATCGATTCTCGATTGCATGGCCTCGCGTCTACCCGGAAGGAGCCGGCTCGCCAAATCCAAAGGGTCTCGATTTCTACAACCGCCTTGTCGACGAGTTGTTGGCGAACGGCATCCAGCCGTTCGCGACGCTGTATCATTGGGACCTGCCGCAGGCGCTGCAAGACCGGTTCGGCGGCTGGACCTCGCGCGATACGTCAAAGGCATTTGCGGATTACGCAGCCCATGTCACGGGGCGCCTGAGCGACCGCGTGAAGCACTTCTTCACCATCAACGAATGCTCCAGGCTCGTCCATCTCGGTCATGAGTTTGGCGCTGATGCGCCGGGGCTCAAACTATCCCCATCGGACGTGAAGCAGGTCCGGCACAACGTCGCGCTGGGGCACGGTCTCGCGGTTCAGGCGATCCGGGCCAATGGACAGGCCGGAATCAGGGTCGGTCCGGCGGAGAATGCCGTGAGCTGCATCCCGGCCATCGAAACGCCTGCGAACATCCGCGCAGCCGAGATCGCGACGCGCGAGCTCAACGCCGGCTATCTCACCGTGATGTTCGAGGGAAAATACACCGATGCATATCTCGCGCAGGCCGGCAAAGATGCTCCAAAATACACCGCCGAAGATCTGCGCATCATCTCCTCCCCGATCGATTTTGTCGGGCTGAATGTCTACATGCCTGACCATTACGTCGTTGCTGCCGACAACGAACGCGGCTTCACTCTGGCGCCATTTCCCAAATCGTTCCCGCACATGAAGGCGGCCTGGCTCAGGCCCGCCCCCGAGGTCATGTACTGGGTGCCGCGCCATGTTGCAAAACTGTGGAACGTGAAGTCGATCTACATCACCGAGAACGGAACGTCGGGCAGCGACCCGCCGACCGCGGACGGCACCATCTACGACGTCGATCGCATCATGTACCTGCGCAATTATCTGACGCAGTTGCAGCGCGCGACATCGGAGGGCGTGCCCGTGCTCGGATATTTCCTGTGGAGCCTGATGGACAATTTCGAATGGTCGGATGGATATGAACAGCGCTTCGGCCTCTACCACGTCGACTTCGAGACCAAACGCCGGACGCCCAAGCTGAGCGCGGCTTTCTTTCGCGAAACGATCGCGCGAAACGCGGTGGCGTAA
- a CDS encoding glycoside hydrolase family 17 protein, translating into MHSLIWGSRTIGFRTPLALLFVSLGIIAAVWWWLATPVALARAPIDGAAKLECVSYAPFRGDQTPHDPTLIVRPEQIAEDLAELAKVSKCIRTYSIDNGLDKVPELASKVGLKVLLGVWIGRDRVKNAQLADIAVSLVKDHPGTVAAIIVGSEVLLRGEMTASDLRQIIRSVKPRVNVPVTYADVWEFWLRYREVAEDVDFVTAHFLPYWEDVPPRAEEAAAHVDDMRKQVVAAFPGKEILIGETGWPSHGRMRDGALASRVNQARFISEILERARQNNFRVNFFEAYDEPWKRRWEGTVGGYWGLFDGTERKLKYPAGVAISNYPFWKLQMASGLILCVGVFGVALFTLKRRPSPTPLASWLAVAMSATTGGILLGVSADKMLHESYGLGGWLIQGFLLAAAVTAPLLSTYALTSGRWLPSFLEVLGPPKGLTPFFMANMLGITLIVTTLIAVQTALSLIFDARWRDFPFAALTMAVVPFWTLAFLNGSKSGERPLSEAVFAGLFAMAAVYVVFNEGFENWQAMWTGAIYLLLGSALWRARTVAIA; encoded by the coding sequence ATCCATTCACTGATTTGGGGGAGCAGGACGATCGGCTTTCGCACGCCGCTGGCGCTTTTATTCGTATCGCTGGGTATCATTGCCGCGGTCTGGTGGTGGCTGGCCACGCCGGTGGCGCTGGCGCGCGCGCCGATCGATGGCGCGGCGAAGCTGGAGTGCGTTTCGTATGCGCCGTTCAGGGGCGATCAGACGCCGCATGATCCGACGCTGATCGTCCGCCCGGAGCAGATCGCGGAGGATCTGGCTGAACTGGCCAAGGTCTCCAAGTGTATCCGCACCTATTCCATCGACAACGGGCTCGACAAGGTGCCCGAGCTTGCGTCGAAGGTCGGATTGAAGGTTTTGCTCGGCGTCTGGATCGGACGCGATCGCGTCAAGAACGCCCAGCTCGCCGACATCGCGGTTTCGCTGGTGAAGGATCATCCCGGCACGGTCGCGGCGATCATCGTCGGCAGCGAAGTGCTGCTGCGCGGAGAGATGACCGCCTCCGACCTGCGGCAAATCATCCGCTCGGTCAAACCGCGCGTGAACGTGCCGGTGACCTACGCCGATGTCTGGGAATTCTGGCTGCGCTACCGCGAAGTAGCCGAGGATGTCGATTTCGTCACCGCCCATTTCCTGCCCTATTGGGAGGACGTTCCGCCGCGCGCCGAAGAGGCGGCCGCGCATGTCGATGACATGCGCAAGCAGGTGGTGGCAGCGTTTCCCGGCAAGGAGATCCTGATCGGCGAGACCGGCTGGCCGAGCCACGGGCGGATGCGCGACGGCGCGCTGGCTTCCCGCGTCAATCAGGCGCGTTTCATTTCCGAGATTCTCGAGCGGGCCAGACAGAACAATTTTCGCGTCAATTTTTTCGAGGCCTATGACGAGCCGTGGAAGCGCCGCTGGGAAGGAACGGTGGGTGGCTATTGGGGATTGTTCGACGGGACCGAACGCAAGCTGAAATATCCGGCCGGGGTGGCCATCAGCAACTATCCGTTCTGGAAGCTGCAAATGGCAAGCGGGCTAATTCTTTGCGTCGGGGTATTCGGAGTAGCCCTGTTCACCCTCAAGCGCCGGCCGTCGCCGACGCCATTGGCATCGTGGCTCGCGGTCGCCATGTCCGCGACCACTGGCGGAATCCTGCTGGGCGTAAGTGCCGACAAGATGCTCCACGAAAGCTACGGGCTCGGCGGTTGGCTGATTCAGGGCTTTCTGCTGGCGGCGGCAGTGACAGCGCCGCTGCTGTCAACTTACGCGCTGACGTCGGGGCGCTGGCTTCCGTCGTTTCTTGAAGTGTTGGGGCCGCCCAAGGGCCTGACCCCATTCTTTATGGCCAACATGCTGGGCATCACGCTGATCGTGACGACGCTCATTGCCGTGCAAACCGCGCTCAGCCTGATATTCGACGCGCGCTGGCGCGATTTCCCATTCGCGGCCCTGACCATGGCCGTGGTGCCGTTCTGGACATTGGCGTTCCTCAACGGTTCGAAATCGGGCGAGCGGCCGCTGTCTGAGGCCGTGTTTGCCGGACTATTCGCCATGGCGGCGGTCTATGTCGTCTTCAACGAAGGGTTCGAGAACTGGCAGGCGATGTGGACCGGGGCGATCTATTTGCTGCTCGGCAGTGCGCTGTGGCGGGCGCGCACTGTTGCTATCGCCTGA
- a CDS encoding threonine aldolase family protein, giving the protein MHYTPAPRDPKADPIRINLLSDTQTRPTQAMREAMARAEVGDEQIGDDPTVNLLCERVADLLGKEAAVFMPSGTMCNVAATLAHCRPGDEILAHASAHIIAREGGAHAALGGFQITPLPGDDGQFTPEVFRAALHPRSRYQPPQTVVSVEQTANIGGGTIWKKKALDEVVEIAKANGLITHMDGARLLNACIATKISARDMAAGWDSAWIDFSKGLGAPIGGVIAGSRAFIDDVWRWKQRLGGSMRQAGICAAACIYALDHHVDRLADDHANARALARGLSQINGVEVQQPETNLVFFRPDGAGVAGDKMVEALRKRGVLLAMMDGRIRACTHLDVSAAMIEETVGIVREIVRGA; this is encoded by the coding sequence ATGCACTACACCCCTGCCCCGCGCGATCCCAAGGCCGATCCCATCCGCATCAACCTGCTGTCGGATACGCAGACGCGCCCCACACAAGCGATGCGCGAAGCGATGGCGCGGGCCGAGGTCGGCGACGAGCAGATCGGCGACGACCCGACGGTGAACCTGCTCTGCGAGCGTGTCGCCGACCTGCTCGGCAAGGAGGCGGCCGTGTTCATGCCGTCGGGTACCATGTGCAACGTCGCGGCGACGCTGGCCCATTGCCGGCCGGGCGATGAAATTCTGGCCCATGCCAGCGCGCATATCATTGCCCGCGAAGGCGGCGCGCATGCAGCCCTTGGCGGCTTCCAGATCACGCCGCTGCCGGGCGACGACGGGCAGTTCACGCCGGAGGTCTTTCGCGCAGCCCTTCATCCGCGCTCGCGTTACCAGCCACCACAGACCGTCGTCAGCGTCGAGCAGACCGCCAATATCGGCGGCGGCACCATCTGGAAGAAGAAGGCGCTGGATGAAGTGGTCGAGATCGCAAAGGCCAATGGGCTCATCACCCACATGGATGGCGCGCGGCTGTTGAACGCCTGCATCGCGACAAAAATATCGGCGCGCGATATGGCCGCGGGCTGGGATTCCGCCTGGATCGATTTCTCAAAAGGCCTGGGCGCTCCGATCGGCGGCGTGATTGCGGGTTCGCGCGCCTTCATCGACGATGTCTGGCGCTGGAAGCAGCGGCTCGGCGGATCGATGCGGCAGGCCGGCATTTGCGCTGCGGCCTGTATTTACGCGCTCGACCATCACGTCGACCGCCTCGCCGACGATCACGCCAATGCGCGGGCGCTGGCGCGCGGGCTGTCCCAGATCAACGGTGTCGAGGTGCAGCAGCCCGAAACCAATCTGGTGTTCTTCAGGCCTGACGGCGCCGGCGTCGCCGGCGACAAAATGGTCGAGGCGTTGCGCAAGCGCGGCGTGCTGCTCGCGATGATGGATGGCCGCATTCGCGCCTGCACGCATCTCGACGTCAGCGCTGCGATGATCGAGGAGACGGTCGGCATCGTGCGCGAGATCGTGCGCGGGGCGTGA
- a CDS encoding type II toxin-antitoxin system HicA family toxin — translation MNSKGIISALEADGWVQVAQKGSHVQFKHPTKPGRVTVPHPRRDIPTGTFRSIEKQAGLKLK, via the coding sequence ATGAATTCAAAGGGCATAATCTCCGCGTTGGAGGCGGATGGCTGGGTGCAGGTCGCCCAAAAAGGAAGTCATGTCCAGTTCAAGCATCCGACCAAACCGGGGCGGGTGACGGTACCTCACCCGCGGAGAGATATCCCGACCGGAACATTCAGAAGCATCGAAAAGCAAGCCGGTCTGAAGCTGAAGTAG
- a CDS encoding type II toxin-antitoxin system HicB family antitoxin — translation MRQYIALIHKEPGSDYGVSFPDLPGVISAGKTLDEARDMGAEALALHLEGLAADGEAAPEPSSLEEIMKDAQNKDGVAVLIAAPAADVKSVRINVTMPADVLDQIDRYAEREGFTRSGFLAQAAKKAMAI, via the coding sequence ATGCGACAGTACATCGCCTTGATCCATAAAGAGCCGGGCAGCGACTACGGCGTTTCGTTTCCGGACCTTCCCGGTGTGATCAGCGCCGGCAAGACTCTCGATGAAGCCCGCGATATGGGCGCAGAAGCTTTGGCACTGCATCTTGAAGGTTTGGCGGCGGACGGTGAAGCGGCGCCAGAACCGAGCTCTCTCGAAGAGATCATGAAGGATGCGCAGAACAAGGATGGCGTTGCCGTGCTCATCGCGGCGCCCGCCGCGGACGTAAAGAGCGTCCGAATCAACGTGACGATGCCGGCCGACGTGCTCGATCAAATCGATCGCTACGCCGAGCGGGAAGGATTCACGCGCTCAGGCTTTCTCGCCCAGGCGGCGAAGAAGGCAATGGCGATCTGA
- the rpsD gene encoding 30S ribosomal protein S4, translating to MTKRSEAKYKIDRRMGQNIWGRPKSPVNRREYGPGQHGQRRKGKLSDFGVQLRAKQKLKGYYANISERQFHGIYVEAGRMKGDTGENLIGLLERRLDTVVYRAKFVATMFAARQFINHGHIKVNGRRVNISSYKLKPGDLIEIKESSKQLTPVLEASQLGERDVPDFIEADHGKMTAKFTRIPALSDVPFAVQMEPHLIVEFYSR from the coding sequence ATGACAAAGCGCAGTGAGGCGAAATACAAGATCGATCGCCGTATGGGCCAGAATATCTGGGGCCGCCCCAAGAGCCCCGTGAACCGCCGTGAATACGGCCCCGGCCAGCACGGCCAGCGCCGCAAGGGCAAGCTGTCCGACTTCGGCGTACAGCTCCGCGCCAAGCAGAAGCTCAAGGGCTATTACGCCAACATTTCCGAGCGCCAGTTCCACGGCATCTATGTCGAGGCCGGCCGGATGAAGGGCGACACCGGTGAAAACCTGATCGGCCTCCTGGAGCGCCGTCTCGACACCGTGGTCTATCGCGCCAAGTTCGTCGCCACGATGTTCGCCGCCCGCCAGTTCATCAACCACGGCCACATCAAGGTGAACGGCCGCCGCGTCAACATTTCGAGCTACAAGCTCAAGCCCGGCGACCTCATCGAGATCAAGGAATCCTCCAAGCAGCTCACCCCGGTCCTGGAAGCGAGCCAGCTCGGCGAGCGCGACGTGCCCGATTTCATCGAAGCCGATCACGGCAAGATGACCGCGAAGTTCACCCGCATCCCCGCGCTGTCGGACGTGCCGTTCGCGGTGCAGATGGAGCCGCATCTGATCGTCGAATTCTATTCGCGCTGA
- a CDS encoding acyltransferase — protein sequence MRGTVRKITLPRRLVADLMHASIRVPFVSLTRPLHIRALQEARAQAAQRPGWAAIFVKAFALVAKEQPVLRTLYVKWPMPAFYELPRSVAMVAIARIEDGQDCVLPQKVAAPDEMPLAEVEALIRHAKEAPIDEVPAFRKILRTTRLPLPLRRLFWAIGLNFGRQRANYFGSFGVTSVAAYGAGQLHAISPGPFVLSYGAEKPDQTIDVVLRWDHRVTDAAPMAKALNRLEQVLNGEIAAELRANRQQTEPKPVRAVAT from the coding sequence ATGCGCGGAACGGTTCGAAAAATCACACTACCGCGCCGCCTGGTCGCCGACCTGATGCACGCATCGATTCGCGTGCCCTTTGTTTCGCTCACGCGGCCGCTTCATATCCGCGCCCTGCAGGAAGCCCGCGCGCAGGCCGCCCAGCGGCCCGGCTGGGCCGCGATCTTCGTCAAGGCCTTCGCGCTGGTGGCGAAGGAGCAGCCGGTGCTGCGCACGCTCTACGTCAAATGGCCGATGCCTGCGTTTTACGAGCTGCCGCGCAGCGTCGCGATGGTGGCGATCGCCCGGATCGAGGATGGCCAGGATTGCGTGCTGCCGCAAAAGGTCGCCGCCCCGGATGAAATGCCGCTTGCCGAGGTCGAAGCCCTGATCCGGCACGCCAAGGAGGCGCCGATCGACGAGGTGCCGGCGTTCCGGAAGATTTTGCGAACCACCCGGCTGCCGCTGCCGCTGCGCCGCCTGTTCTGGGCGATCGGGCTGAATTTCGGTCGCCAGCGGGCCAATTATTTCGGCAGTTTTGGCGTCACCTCGGTGGCCGCCTATGGCGCCGGTCAGCTCCATGCCATCAGCCCCGGGCCGTTTGTCCTGAGCTATGGGGCGGAAAAGCCTGACCAGACCATCGACGTCGTGCTGCGCTGGGATCACAGGGTTACCGACGCCGCCCCGATGGCCAAGGCGTTGAACCGGCTGGAACAGGTGCTGAACGGTGAAATTGCCGCCGAATTGCGGGCAAACCGGCAGCAAACCGAGCCAAAACCGGTCCGGGCGGTCGCGACCTGA
- a CDS encoding cupin domain-containing protein: MIKKILLGLIVVAFAGAGVAIAQQTGIKRTPLQKLDFPAGYNTVTAIAEVPAGGAAGRHTHPGAETGYVLEGELELLIDGKPPMKIKAGESYQIPEGAIHDAKAGDKPFKVLGVYVVKAGEPLAKPAP, encoded by the coding sequence ATGATCAAGAAAATTCTGCTCGGACTGATCGTCGTCGCATTCGCCGGCGCCGGTGTCGCCATCGCCCAACAAACCGGCATCAAGCGCACGCCGCTGCAAAAGCTCGATTTCCCGGCCGGCTACAACACCGTCACCGCGATTGCGGAAGTTCCCGCCGGCGGGGCCGCGGGCCGCCATACCCATCCGGGCGCCGAAACCGGCTATGTCCTCGAGGGTGAGCTCGAACTTTTGATCGACGGCAAGCCGCCGATGAAAATCAAGGCAGGCGAATCCTACCAAATCCCCGAAGGCGCAATTCACGACGCAAAAGCCGGCGACAAGCCCTTCAAAGTGCTCGGGGTTTACGTGGTAAAGGCTGGTGAACCGCTGGCCAAGCCTGCGCCATAA